Proteins encoded in a region of the Panicum hallii strain FIL2 chromosome 3, PHallii_v3.1, whole genome shotgun sequence genome:
- the LOC112886188 gene encoding lachrymatory-factor synthase-like: protein MLQTQVAHVRHVPLHHQQISIPPTPLHSTAHQHQPRTTISSVGLAAGRWRRKQQQHPERIQERAMETKEAAAAEQLEQEQEREQWRGAVEAALPSTPASAAWPHIASFCALHRYLPGIDVCELAAGDDGRPGCVRYVASLAPAPAAGGAGREVASWAREELLEIDGGARRLAYAVVGSSMGFGRYVASMAVVADEDESAAAGCRLVWAFECDPVQGWSLDGLLGYLDGGVKAIAARIEEAEAAAGAPAGGDVVATA, encoded by the coding sequence ATGCTGCAAACCCAAGTCGCACACGTGCGACACGTCCCTCTCCACCACCAGCAGATTAGTATTCCTCCCACTCCACTCCACTCCACAGCCCACCAACACCAACCACGCACCACGATATCAAGCGTCGGGCTAGCCGCCGGCCGGTGGCGTcgcaagcagcagcagcatcctGAGCGCATCCAAGAGAGAGCGATGGAGACAaaggaggcggcagcggcggagcagctggagcaggagcaggagcggGAGCAGTggcggggcgcggtggaggcggctCTGCCGTCGACCCCGGCCTCGGCGGCGTGGCCGCACATCGCCAGCTTCTGCGCGCTGCACCGGTACCTCCCGGGCATCGACGTGTGCGAGCTCGCGGCGGGGGACGACGGCCGGCCCGGGTGCGTCCGCTACGTGGCCTCCCTggcgcccgcccccgccgccgggggcgcggggcgggagGTCGCCAGCTGGGCGCGCGAGGAGCTGCTCGAGATCGACGGCGGCGCCCGCCGCCTCGCGTACGCCGTCGTCGGCAGCAGCATGGGGTTCGGCCGCTACGTGGCCAGCATGGCCGTCGTCGCCGACGAGGACgagtcggcggcggcggggtgcagGCTGGTGTGGGCGTTCGAGTGCGACCCCGTGCAGGGGTGGAGCCTCGACGGGCTCCTCGGCTACCTCGACGGCGGGGTCAAGGCCATCGCCGCTCGGATCGAGGAAGCCGAAGCCGCCGCTGGTGCTCCAGCTGGAGGAGACGTCGTCGCCACCGCTTGA
- the LOC112886927 gene encoding uncharacterized protein LOC112886927: MDLATTPARRPMEPGLARRLWHVVLAVCHMLRRGLSRKRIMMDVHLLLGRGKLAGRALRGLLAHPAGHGHGHLAAYGASRASSSSLASFYGHPREVEFSCTTTPSYPQHYGLFPFKGRRGGARGEYGGLDAAAVARAFEMLSAEVEAGGGTPAVSAAGGVATATPSPMVAWILGRSPAGVRPLRVTDSPFPAVPEDGCCNERVDAEADDFIRKFYEQLRLQPSAATPDYGHLRRRG, encoded by the coding sequence ATGGATCTCGCGACgacgccggcgcggcggcccaTGGAGCCCGGGCTGGCGCGACGGCTGTGGCACGTGGTGCTCGCCGTGTGCCACATGCTGCGCCGCGGCCTCTCCCGCAAGCGCATCATGATGGACGtccacctcctcctcggccGCGGCAAGCTCGCCGGCAGGGCGCTGCGCGGCCTCCTCGCCCACCCGgcaggccacggccacggccacctcGCCGCCTACGGCGCGTCCcgcgcgtcctcctcctcgctggCATCGTTCTACGGCCACCCCCGGGAGGTGGAGTTCAGCTGCACCACCACGCCGTCGTACCCGCAGCACTACGGGCTCTTCCCCTTCAAGGGCcgccggggcggcgcgcgcggcgagtACGGCGGCCTGgacgcggcggccgtggcgcggGCGTTCGAGATGCTGAGCGCCGAGGTGGAGGCTGGCGGGGGCACGCCTGCCGTGTCGGCGGCCGGAGGGGTGGCCACCGCGACGCCGTCGCCCATGGTGGCGTGGATCCTGGGCCGCAGCCCCGCGGGGGTCCGGCCGCTGCGCGTCACCGACTCGCCGTTCCCCGCCGTGCCGGAGGACGGGTGCTGCAACGAGCGCGTGGACGCCGAGGCCGACGACTTCATCCGCAAGTTCTACGAGCAGCTGAGGCTGCAGCCCTCCGCCGCCACGCCTGACTACGGCCACCTGCGCCGCCGCGGCTAG
- the LOC112887225 gene encoding uncharacterized protein LOC112887225 — MVLGNVAIALGSGIAGSVLMSNEKIGDLLSGAFKSLKKHGKDGGDAKSGSDQHTAQLISQVNNLREEIKYLASRPVTVVASATKSGPGACTLTAIVVAGVIGYAYIKWKGWKLSDMMFVTKRGLSDACNVVGSQLDQVSDTVVVTRKHLAGRIDRVHISLDETQQIIEGTRDEVTVIHGDLSAFQEDLESVNLVVRTLESKMGRLESSQDQTVDGIHHLCEFTRKMEPVQNRNVQVSSSIPASIEHSSGRIVRATCLTRPAPCLALEEISPVAKSPRAELPQVSPAAESPGAEALQEQKGVSRTWSTSREGLSLVMSTSTETSMNTANPTSSSRFGGLRLPGLSFFRAPALS, encoded by the exons ATGGTGCTGGGCAACGTGGCCATCGCGCTCGGCTCCG GCATCGCTGGATCAGTTCTTATGAGCAATGAGAAGATTGGGGATTTATTGTCTGGTGCTTTCAAG TCTCTGAAGAAACATGGGAAAGATGGTGGGGACGCAAAGTCTGGCAGTGATCAACATACTGCTCAATTGATATCTCAG GTCAACAATCTCAGGGAGGAGATAAAGTACCTGGCCTCGAGACCAGTTACGGTGGTAGCATCTGCTACAAAATCAG GACCTGGTGCATGTACTTTAACAGCAATTGTTGTTGCCGGGGTTATTGGCTATGCATACATAAAGTGGAAG GGATGGAAACTCTCTGATATGATGTTTGTGACAAAGCGTGGCTTATCTGATGCTTGTAATGTTGTTGGCAGCCAGTTGGATCAAGTTTCAGATACTGTTGTT GTTACAAGGAAACATCTGGCTGGGAGGATTGACCGTGTGCATATTAGTTTAGATGAAACCCAGCAGATCATCGAAGGTACAAGGGATGAG GTTACAGTCATACATGGGGATCTAAGTGCTTTCCAGGAGGATTTAGAATCAGTTAATCTTGTTGTTCGAACTCTG GAGTCGAAGATGGGGCGCCTTGAATCCTCCCAG GATCAAACGGTAGATGGAATACATCACTTGTGCGAGTTCACCCGAAAAATGGAACCTGTCCAGAATAGAAATGTTCAG GTGTCATCATCTATTCCAGCAAGCATCGAACATTCTTCAGGGCGAATTGTGAGG GCTACTTGTTTGACTCGTCCTGCTCCATGCCTAGCTCTGGAAGAAATCTCACCTGTAGCTAAATCACCTAGAGCAGAGTTACCTCAGGTTTCACCCGCAGCTGAATCCCCTGGAGCAGAGGCACTGCAG GAGCAGAAGGGTGTTAGCCGAACATGGTCTACAAGCAGGGAAGGGTTGTCACTTGTCATGTCGACCTCAACAGAGACTAGCATGAACACAGCAAACCCAACAAGCTCAAGTCGATTCGGTGGGCTTAGGCTACCTGGGCTCAGTTTTTTTAGGGCTCCTGCTTTAAGTTAA
- the LOC112884569 gene encoding uncharacterized protein LOC112884569 yields MGSTCKYRLKKGKPRSSSQRSQERVMGSSKRRRKNKVNGGVDDDDEASSGSRARDGLLYALVQRLQVCRPVLVLRKALVRSYLSRQQNYLGITPAEYDRGFRRPGLLTGDEHSGVHRAGGLPVRALDRRGVEYVTVLAHLKKTYRLRAGWGGFLRNAGLLQDDDRHVGDVVEVWAFRSPAWGAKLGLVLLHYTKEEDAQMTMAVASRGYRRQQVRRLAPPPIVAAEEDDDEEATAMSAAVTLVSMKRKRILKGLLAETPDRRTRSAPVELNICIPEAETIEQPHPRHHAELQMPSLLRTLLPAPWHSWLPINKVLNLRLQLFERDLAKFFTYNLALSYSYSLFLT; encoded by the exons ATGGGAAGCACATGCAAGTATCGATTGAAGAAGGGAAAACCTCGATCGAGTTCGCAACGTAGTCAAGAGAGAGTAATGGGGTCGTcaaagaggaggaggaagaacaagGTGAATGGCGGcgtggacgacgacgacgaagcCAGCAGCGGCAGCCGCGCCCGCGACGGCCTGCTCTACGCGCTGGTGCAGAGGCTGCAGGTGTGCCGGCCGGTGCTGGTCCTCCGCAAGGCGCTCGTCAGGTCCTACCTGAGCCGGCAGCAGAACTACCTGGGCATCACCCCGGCCGAGTACGACCGCGGCTTCCGCCGGCCGGGGCTGCTCACCGGCGACGAGCACAGCGGCGTGCACCGCGCGGGGGGGCTGCCGGTGCGGGCGCTGGACCGCCGCGGCGTCGAGTACGTCACGGTGCTCGCCCACCTCAAGAAGACGTACCGGCTCCGCGCCGGGTGGGGCGGCTTCCTCCGGAACGCCGGCCTGCTGCAGGACGACGACAGGCACGTCGGCGACGTCGTCGAGGTGTGGGCGTTCCGATCGCCGGCGTGGGGCGCCAAGCTCGGCCTCGTGCTCCTCCACTACACCAAGGAGGAGGACGCCCAGATGACGATGGCGGTGGCCTCCAGGGGTTACCGTCGTCAGCAAGTACGACGGTTGGCTCCTCCACCCATCGTCGCcgcggaggaggacgacgacgaggaggctACCGCCATGTCGGCCGCCGTCACCCTTGTGTCCATGAAACGCAA GCGCATCCTGAAAGGCTTGCTTGCCGAAACCCCCGATCGACGCACGAGAAGCGCCCCAGTTGAATTGAATATATGCATCCCCGAAGCCGAAACGATCGAGCAGCCACATCCCCGCCACCACGCAGAATTGCAGATGCCGTCTCTCCTCCGTACTCTCCTGCCGGCGCCATGGCATTCGTGGCTGCCAATCAATAAGGTTTTAAATCTCCGGCTACAACTGTTTGAGAGAGATTTAGCTAAATTTTTCACGTACAACTTAGCTCTTAGCTACAGCTATAGTCTGTTTTTGACATAG
- the LOC112884167 gene encoding uncharacterized protein LOC112884167 isoform X1 has translation MPAAAGVLMAGFRSLAPKTRNLVVAGGLSAFVLGVYYYTMRAVGGTDELQVAIDKFEDMKKKDAGNNSNAGS, from the exons ATGCCCGCCGCCGCTGGTG TACTGATGGCGGGATTCAGAAGCCTCGCGCCCAAGACCAGGAACCTGGTGGTGGCTGGGGGACTGTCCGCCTTCGTCCTCGGGGTCTACTACTACACTATGAGAGCGGTGGGAGGCACAGACGAGCTGCAGGTCGCAATCGACAAGTTTGAGGACATGAAGAAGAAGGATGCCGGAAACAACTCCAACGCAGGATCCTAA
- the LOC112884167 gene encoding uncharacterized protein LOC112884167 isoform X2 — MAGFRSLAPKTRNLVVAGGLSAFVLGVYYYTMRAVGGTDELQVAIDKFEDMKKKDAGNNSNAGS; from the coding sequence ATGGCGGGATTCAGAAGCCTCGCGCCCAAGACCAGGAACCTGGTGGTGGCTGGGGGACTGTCCGCCTTCGTCCTCGGGGTCTACTACTACACTATGAGAGCGGTGGGAGGCACAGACGAGCTGCAGGTCGCAATCGACAAGTTTGAGGACATGAAGAAGAAGGATGCCGGAAACAACTCCAACGCAGGATCCTAA
- the LOC112886558 gene encoding formin-like protein 14: MPPPRACVLFSLLLLLLPGVAICSTAQTTAPLPPTTPPPPPAAPRPPHRHRHVAPPRSPLTPPPSSFAPPPPPPPRHKHTPAPPPTPTPIPTPAPPVATSPTPKYPSSSANPSTDPYPFTNYPFFPAVPAPPPPAAETQPSSSGDGGLPTFPANISNLVAPTPRASGSRRFPVLQALLLSLLSLCLLLLSALLSIHLLRRLRHRGRPGAAASSAASAHRSNAGDDDDGDEEGRRLKPPPMPTSSSNPSTEFLYLGTLATPPPAQQAPGTSSSLRPGSPELRPLPPLPRVGPPSGEFASRSSASDPSTVPPAAAADASSSSLSPSSPSASSPTLGSSPVHLRPPSIPQPRGRAPNPSPPKRRPSPPKGAAEPVAAHAWNPFVPVPPRAAVASSDDGDSDDKDVRKSRPLHSDKLKPSSLHMKDEVIQLYLNNSSAVAAPREVCLLGAPRCHGIGMVVGALGVSKEQLRDALLEGNAHGLGVETLRMLTQMVLSNEEELKLKYFKDDSLTKLCPIEAFVKAMLDVPFAFKRVDAMLYIASFYLEVNQLRLSYATLEGACQEMRSSRLFHKVVEAVMNFGNFMSINAGSPSSHGLEPNTVLKIVDVKGADGKAALVQFVVQEILKPEGYNVLQHGSATSKMNTSTMQGDAESRKHGLEVVSKLAAELSNTKKAASIDIVMLSRSVSDLGMGLGKVHDVLRLNSMVTSAESARRFHNNMSTFLRQAEEEILKLQSQESICLSLVKEMAEYFHGESATDEAHMFRTFAGVREFLAMLDRICKEAGEISGNSWVSATTASWTAAPMGMTP; this comes from the exons ATGCCGCCGCCTCGCGCCTGCGTCCTCTTctccctgctgctgctgcttctgccCGGCGTCGCCATCTGCTCCACCGCCCAAACAACCGCCCCGCTCCCGCCGactacgccgccgccgccaccggcggCACCGCGCCCtccccaccgccaccgccacgtCGCGCCTCCTCGCTCCCCACTCACGCCGCCGCCCAGCAGCTTCGCccctccacctccgcctccaccgcgccacAAACACACGCCG GCGccgccccccacccccaccccgaTACCGACGCCCGCTCCGCCGGTCGCCACCTCGCCGACGCCCAAGTACCCGTCCTCCTCCGCGAACCCCTCCACCGACCCCTATCCCTTCACCAACTACCCCTTCTtccccgccgtccccgcgccgccgcctcccgccgccgAGACCCAGCCGTCCtcctccggcgacggcggcctcCCGACGTTCCCGGCCAACATCTCCAACCTCGTCGCCCCGACCCCGCGTGCATCCGGCTCCCGCCGCTTCCCCGTGCTCCAGGCGCTGCTCCTCTCTTTGCTCTCGctctgcctcctcctcctctccgcgCTCCTCTCCAtccacctcctccgccgcctccgccaccgcGGCCGCCCCGGGGCTgcggcctcctccgccgcctcggcgCACCGCAgcaacgccggcgacgacgatGACGGGGACGAGGAGGGTCGCCGCCTCAAGCCACCGCCAATGCCTACCTCCTCTTCCAACCCCAGCACCGAGTTCCTCTACCTCGGCACCCTcgccaccccgccgccggcacAGCAGGCCCCGGGGACGAGTTCCAGTCTCCGCCCTggttcgccggagctccgccccCTGCCGCCGCTCCCGCGGGTCGGCCCGCCCTCCGGCGAGTTTGCCTCCCGCAGCTCCGCCTCCGACCCCAGCACCgtgcctcccgccgccgccgccgacgcgtcgTCATCGTCGCTCTCTCCCTCGTCGCCGTCTGCTTCCTCACCCACGCTCGGCTCCAGCCCCGTCCATCTCCGCCCGCCGTCCATCCCTCAGCCGCGTGGCCGAGCCCCGAATCCGTCGCCCCCTAAGCGGAGGCCGTCGCCGCCCAAGGGTGCTGCGGAGCCCGTGGCGGcgcacgcgtggaaccccttcGTGCCCGTGCCGCCTCGAGCAGCAGTTGCTTCCTCTGATGATGGCGACTCCGATGACAAGGACGTGCGCAAGTCGCGGCCTTTGCACTCGGACAAGCTGAAGCCCAGCTCTTTGCA CATGAAGGACGAAGTGATCCAGCTATACCTCAACAACTCGTCGGCGGTTGCGGCGCCGAGGGAGGTGTGTTTGCTCGGTGCTCCCAGGTGCCATGGTATTGGGATGGTTGTGGGGGCATTGGGAGTTTCCAAGGAGCAACTGAGGGACGCCCTCTTGGAAG GCAATGCACATGGTTTGGGAGTAGAAACACTGCGGATGCTCACTCAGATGGTCCTCAGCAATGAAGAAGAGCTTAAGCTGAAATATTTCAAGGATGATTCGCTAACCAAACTTTGCCCAATTGAAGCTTTTGTGAAGGCAATGCTGGATGTGCCGTTTGCGTTCAAAAGAGTGGATGCCATGCTCTACATTGCCAGTTTCTATTTGGAGGTCAATCAGCTGAGGCTGTCATATGCTACTCTTGAG GGAGCTTGCCAGGAGATGAGAAGCAGCAGGTTATTCCACAAAGTCGTTGAGGCTGTTATGAATTTCGGCAACTTCATGAGCATCAATGCAGGGTCTCCAAGTTCACATGGCTTGGAGCCAAACACTGTTCTGAAGATTGTCGATGTGAAGGGTGCTGATGGGAAGGCTGCACTTGTGCAGTTTGTTGTCCAGGAAATTTTGAAACCTGAAGGATACAATGTGTTGCAGCATGGGTCAGCCACATCAAAGATGAACACAAGCACCATGCAGGGCGATGCTGAAAGCAGGAAGCATGGTCTTGAGGTTGTCTCCAAACTTGCAGCTGAGCTGAGCAACACGAAGAAAGCTGCGTCCATCGACATAGTGATGCTCAGCAGAAGCGTGTCGGATCTTGGCATGGGGCTCGGGAAGGTCCATGATGTGCTGAGGCTGAACAGCATGGTCACATCAGCCGAGAGCGCTCGGCGTTTCCACAACAACATGAGCACGTTCCTGAGGCAAGCCGAGGAGGAGATCCTAAAGCTCCAGTCCCAGGAGAGCATCTGCCTGTCTTTGGTGAAGGAGATGGCGGAGTACTTCCATGGCGAATCAGCCACCGATGAAGCTCACATGTTCAGAACTTTCGCCGGAGTGAGGGAGTTCCTAGCTATGCTAGACCGGATCTGCAAGGAGGCTGGTGAGATCAGTGGCAACAGTTGGGTCAGCGCGACAACGGCAAGCTGGACGGCTGCGCCCATGGGGATGACACCTTAA
- the LOC112886670 gene encoding vacuolar sorting protein 3, translating into MGSQPPASRAALEPLATLDPAALAGVPASSPLTVRATALSAHLLYLGTGGGKLLLFSLQDPSNPEFLRLLPIGATLPVSAILPLPSVARLLVLADGLLLLADPLLSRPVRRLGSLRNVAAVAARRASADPGSPSCSIAVSVGKKLLRVDLTLQDGDELDVQTREIAAVEGVKALAWVDDSVFVATATGYSLFSSTAGQGVDIFTLPESSGRPRVRPLSGGDEVMLLVDNVGVVVDRFGQPVGSSLVFNTTPDCIAEVFPYVIVAGDSKVDVYRRRNGAHLQTIPVARTGQGVLIVASDDDGIGTELVVIATAYKVFYYRKVSAVEQIKASLRRKNYKEAISLLEEFETDGEISKDMISFVHAQLGFLLFFDLRFEDAVNHFLLSETMQPSEIFPFIMRDPNRWSDLVPRKRYWGLHPPPKPLEEVIDDGLVTVQQALFLKKAGVDTVVNEDFLSNPPSRADLLELAIRNIIRYLCASRVENLSSLEMEGVDTFLMYLYRALDLVDDMEKLASSQNSCVVDELESLFDDSGHLRTLAFLYGSKGMCSKALAIWRILARNYSAGLWKDQSENGSCGTSVDKRSEEIAAIEAAKILKTSSDEDLVLEHLGWVADIDQELAIAVLTSEIRENQLSPEKVVAAVDTEKVVIHQRYLQWLIEDQGCDDPHYHTSYALSLAKSAIEAVHMESKYRGKGNREIDSDAQFIYLLREKLQLFLQASDLYDPEDVLDVIAESELWLEKAILYRKMGQENIVLQILALKLEDSEAAEQYCAEIGRDDAYIQLLGLYLDPQNGKEPMFTAAVRLLHNHGESLDPMQVLERLSPDMPLQLASDTILRMLRARVHHHRQGQIVHNLSRATNLDARLTRLEERSRHVQLTDESICDSCRARLGTKLFVMYPDDSVVCYRCYRNQQGDSTSGRGRSLRKDVIFKQSWLVSR; encoded by the exons ATGGGATCCCAGCCGCCGGCCTCCCGCGCGGCCCTCGAGCCCCTTGCCACGCTCGACCCCGcagcgctcgccggcgtccccgcCTCCTCCCCTCTCACCGTCCGCGCCACCGCCCTCTCCGCCCACCTGCTCTACCTCGGCACCGGAGGCGGTAAGCTGCTTCTCTTCTCCCTCCAGGATCCCTCCAACCCCGAGttcctccgcctcctccccaTCGGCGCCACCCTCCCCGTCTCTGCCATCCTCCCGCTCCCCTCCGTCGCCCGCCTCCTCGTCCTCGCcgacggcctcctcctcctcgccgacCCACTCCTCTCCCGCCCCGTCCGCCGCCTCGGCTCCCTGCGCAAcgtcgccgccgtcgctgcCCGCCGCGCTTCCGCCGACCCGGGATCCCCGTCATGCTCCATCGCCGTCTCTGTCGGCAAGAAGCTGCTCCGCGTGGACCTCACGTTGCAGGACGGCGACGAGCTGGATGTGCAGACGCGCGAGATCGCCGCCGTCGAGGGGGTCAAGGCGCTCGCTTGGGTCGACGACTCCGTCTTCGTTGCCACCGCAACTGGGTACTCGCTCTTCTCTAGCACCGCCGGCCAGGGTGTGGACATATTCACGCTCCCAGAATCCTCGGGGCGCCCAAGGGTGAGGCCACTCTCTGGCGGTGACGAGGTGATGCTCCTGGTGGACAATGTGGGCGTGGTTGTTGACAGATTTGGCCAGCCGGTCGGGAGTAGCTTGGTGTTCAACACCACACCGGACTGTATAGCAGAGGTATTCCCCTATGTGATTGTTGCTGGGGACTCCAAGGTGGATGTGTACAGGAGGAGAAATGGGGCGCACCTACAGACAATTCCTGTTGCCAGGACTGGTCAAGGCGTTTTGATTGTGGCTAGCGATGATGATGGGATTGGCACGGAGCTAGTTGTGATCGCTACGGCTTATAAG GTTTTTTACTACCGTAAAGTATCTGCAGTGGAGCAGATTAAGGCATCCTTACGAAGAAAGAACTACAAGGAAGCTATTTCTCTGCTAGAAGAGTTTGAGACAGATGGTGAAATCTCAAAAGATATGATCTCCTTTGTCCATGCACAACTTGGATTCTTGTTGTTTTTCGACTTGCGTTTTGAGGATGCAGTAAATCATTTCTTGCTCTCAGAGACTATGCAGCCATCAGAAATATTTCCATTCATCATGCGGGATCCTAACCGTTGGTCAGATCTG GTGCCAAGAAAACGTTATTGGGGTTTGCATCCACCCCCTAAGCCCCTAGAAGAAGTTATTGATGATGGACTGGTAACAGTTCAACAGGCATTGTTTCTGAAAAAGGCAGGTGTGGATACAGTTGTGAATGAAGATTTCCTTTCAAACCCACCAAGTAGAGCTGATCTTTTGGAACTAGCGATCAGAAATATTATCAG GTACCTATGTGCATCGCGGGTGGAAAATCTGTCTTCTCTGGAGATGGAAGGAGTTGATACTTTTCTGATGTATCTTTATAGAGCACTTGATCTTGTTGATGACATGGAGAAGCTTGCATCATCTCAGAATAGCTGTGTTGTG GATGAACTAGAATCCCTTTTCGATGACTCTGGACATTTGCGGACACTTGCTTTCTTATATGGCAGTAAAGGAATGTGCTCCAAAGCTCTTGCTATATGGCGTATATTGGCAAGGAATTACAGTGCAGGTTTGTGGAAAGATCAGTCTGAAAATGGTTCTTGTGGAACTTCGGTTGACAAAAGGTCTGAGGAAATTGCTGCTATAGAAGCAGCCAAGATCCTCAAAACATCATCTGATGAGGACCTTGTTCTGGAACATCTTGGATGG GTGGCAGACATTGACCAAGAGCTGGCCattgcagttttaacatcagagATAAGGGAAAATCAACTCTCACCAG AAAAGGTTGTCGCTGCTGTTGATACAGAGAAGGTTGTGATACATCAAAG ATATTTGCAGTGGTTGATTGAGGATCAGGGTTGCGATGACCCTCACTATCACACATCATATGCTCTTTCGCTGGCCAAATCTGCGATTGAAGCAGTTCATATGGAGTCTAAATATAGAGGGAAAGGCAATAGAGAAATTGATTCTGATGCACAATTCATTTATTTGTTAAGAGAGAAGTTGCAGTTGTTTCTGCAAGCTTCAGACCTGTATGATCCAGAAGACGTGCTTGATGTGATAGCAGAATCTGAGCTATGGCTGGAAAAG GCAATATTGTATAGGAAGATGGGCCAAGAGAATATTGTACTTCAGATACTAGCATT GAAACTGGAGGATAGTGAAGCTGCCGAGCAGTATTGTGCAGAGATTGGTCGAGATGATGCCTATATTCA GCTTTTGGGTTTGTATTTGGACCCACAAAATGGGAAAGAGCCTATGTTTACAGCAGCTGTACGGCTTCTTCATAATCATGGGGAATCTTTGGATCCCATGCAAGTATTGGAG AGATTATCCCCCGATATGCCTCTTCAGTTGGCATCAGATACAATTTTACGTATGCTGAGAGCCCGAGTGCACCATCATCGTCAAGGGCAG ATTGTTCACAATTTGTCACGTGCGACAAACCTTGATGCACGGTTGAcaagattggaggagcgatcAAGGCATGTGCAGCTAACCGACGAGAGCATCTGCGACTCCTGTCGAGCTCGCCTCGGCACCAAGCTATTTGTGATGTACCCAGATGACTCGGTCGTTTGCTACAGG TGCTATCGGAACCAGCAAGGTGATTCCACGTCAGGGCGCGGTCGCAGCTTGAGGAAAGATGTTATATTTAAGCAGAGCTGGCTTGTCAGTAGATAG